The following DNA comes from Streptomyces pristinaespiralis.
ACCGGCGGAACATCGGGCGCGGGCCTGCGCCCCGCCGCCAGCCTGACCTGCTCGCGGGTGTTGGAGTCGTCGCTGTAGACCAGGACCGTGGCGCTCGACTGCATGGTTCCTCCGCACTCGTTCGATCAGGCTTGTTGCGCCGGATGCTACTCCGTCCCACTGCCTGTCAACACCGGTTCGGACACGGCTTCAGTGGGCCGTTCGGCTCCCTGGGAAGGCCCCGCGGGGAGTGGGAACACTCCGAACGGCACCCCCCGGAGTGAGGGCGGGATAAGCGACCGACATAATGTCGGTCGTGGCGACAGCAACGACAGTAGAAACCGGGCACGCGCACCCGTCGGTCAATCGACCGAACCTCACCAGCGTCGGAACCATCATCTGGCTGAGTTCCGAGCTGATGTTCTTCGCGGCCCTCTTCGCGATGTACTTCACCCTGCGATCGGTGACGGGTGCCGAGTTCTGGGCAGAGAAAGCCGATGCGCTGAACTTCCCGTTCTCGGCGACCAACACCACGATCCTGGTGCTCTCCTCACTCACCTGCCAGCTCGGCGTGTTCGCCGCCGAGCGGGGCGACGTGAAGAAGCTCCGCACCTGGTTCGTGATCACATTCGTGATGGGTGCCATCTTCATCGGCGGTCAGGTGTTCGAGTACACCGAGCTGGTCAAGCACGAGGGGCTCTCCCTCTCGTCCGACCCGTACGGCTCGGTGTTCTACCTGACCACCGGTTTCCACGGCCTGCACGTGACGGGCGGTCTCATCGCCTTCCTGCTGGTCCTGGGAAGGACCTACGCGGCCAGGAGATTCACCCACGAGCAGGCAACCGCCGCCATCGTCGTGTCCTACTACTGGCACTTCGTCGATGTCGTCTGGATCGGCCTCTTCGCCACGATCTACATGATCAAGTAATCGGCGCGGGCGGTTCGTCCCCGAGCGGACACCGCCTGAAGCAGACACAGTCCAGAAGCATCGACGCAGAAGATCCTGACACCGGGGTAATCCGTGAAAAAGCTCTCCGCACGACGACGCCATCCGCTGGCGGCGGTCGTCGTCCTACTCCTCGCGCTGGCGGCCACTGGGGGGCTGTACGCCGCGTTCGCACCCGCGGACAAGGCGCAGGCCGACACAACCGCCCAGTCCCTCGCCATCAAGGAGGGGCAGAAGCTCTACACCGTCGGCTGCGCAAGCTGCCACGGAACCGGCGGTCAGGGCACCTCAGACGGCCCGTCCCTGGTCGGTGTGGGCTCAGCCTCCGTCGACTTCCAGGTCGGCACGGGGCGCATGCCCGCCCAGCAGCCCGGCGCGCAGGTGCCGGAGAAGAGGAACATCTACACGCAGGCCGAGATCGACCAGCTCGCGGCCTACGTCGCCTCCCTGGGCGCAGGTCCGATCACGCCGACCGAGAAGCAGTACAGCCCGGAGGGCGCGGACATCGCCAAGGGTGGCGAGCTGTTCCGCAACAACTGCGCCCAGTGCCACAACTTCACCGGTGAGGGCGGCGCGCTGACCGAGGGCAAGTACGCCCCGAGTCTGGAGGGGGTCAGCCCCAAGCACCTCTACGAGGCCATGCAGACCGGCCCGCAGAACATGCCCTCCTTCCCCGACACCACGATGCCCGAGCAGCAGAAGCGGGACATCATCGCGTACGTCAAGACCGTGAACGGCGAAGAGACGCCGACGCCCGGCGGCTTCGCGCTGGGTGGCCTGGGCCCCGTCAGTGAGGGCCTGTTCGGCTGGATCTTCGGTCTCGGTTCGCTGATCGCTGTTGCCATCTGGGTCGCGGCCCACACCGCTAAGGCCAAGAAGTCATGAGTAGCCAAGACATTCCAGAAGAGAACCTGCCCGCAGAGCAGGGCGCCGCGCACGACGCGGCTCACGGTGGCACCACCGCCGTCGCACAGCGCCACGACGATCCCTTCGCCGATCCGGGACTGCCGGCCCACAGGCCGCGCATCCAGGACATCGACGAGCGGGCCGCCAAGCGCTCCGAGCGCGCCGTCGCCTTCATGTTCACGCTGTCGATGCTGGCCACGATCGGCTTCATCGCCGCCTTCGTGATCTTCCCGGTCGACAAGATCGTCTTCATCTGGCCGCTCGGACACATCAGCGCGTTGAACTTCTCGCTGGGTGTGACGCTGGGCCTCGCGCTCTTCTGCATCGGCGCGGGCGCCGTCCACTGGGCGCGCACCCTGATGTCCGACGTGGAGGTCGCCGACGACCGGCACGCGATCGAGGCCGAGCCCGAGGTCAAGGCCAAGGTCCTGGCCGACTTCGCGGACGGTGCCAGGGAGTCCGCGATCGGACGGCGCAAGCTGATCCGCAACACCATGTTCGGCGCGCTGGCCATGGTGCCGCTCTCCGGTGTGGTCCTGCTGCGCGAGCTCGGCCCGCTGCCCGAGGACAAGCTCCGCAAGACGCTGTGGGCCAAGGGCAAGCAGCTCATCAACATGAACACCAACGAGCCGCTGCGTCCCGAGGACGTGTCGGTGGGTTCGCTGACCTTCGTCATGCCCGAGGGCCTGAAGGAGAGCGACCACAACTTCAACACCGAGATCGCCAAGGCGGCCGTGATGATCGTCCGGCTCCAGCCGGAGGACATCAAGGACAAGCGTGAGCTCGAGTGGTCCCACGAGGGCATCGTGGCCTACTCGAAGATCTGCACGCACGTCGGTTGCCCGATCAGCCTGTACGAGCAGCAGACGCACCACGTCCTCTGCCCGTGCCACCAGTCCACCTTCGACCTCTCCGACGGCGCCCGCGTCATCTTCGGTCCGGCCGGTCACCCGCTTCCGCAGCTGCGGATCGGTGTGAACGCCGAGGGCAACCTCGAGGCGCTCGGCGACTTCGAAGAGCCCGTCGGTCCTGCCTTCTGGGAGCGCGGATGAGCACTGCAACGGATACGAAGAAGAAGGCGCCCGCCGGCGAGCGGGTGGCCGACTGGGCGGACGGCAGGCTCGGGATCTACTCGTTGGCCAAGGCCAACATGCGGAAGATCTTCCCGGACCACTGGTCCTTC
Coding sequences within:
- the ctaE gene encoding aa3-type cytochrome oxidase subunit III — translated: MSVVATATTVETGHAHPSVNRPNLTSVGTIIWLSSELMFFAALFAMYFTLRSVTGAEFWAEKADALNFPFSATNTTILVLSSLTCQLGVFAAERGDVKKLRTWFVITFVMGAIFIGGQVFEYTELVKHEGLSLSSDPYGSVFYLTTGFHGLHVTGGLIAFLLVLGRTYAARRFTHEQATAAIVVSYYWHFVDVVWIGLFATIYMIK
- the qcrC gene encoding cytochrome bc1 complex diheme cytochrome c subunit — translated: MKKLSARRRHPLAAVVVLLLALAATGGLYAAFAPADKAQADTTAQSLAIKEGQKLYTVGCASCHGTGGQGTSDGPSLVGVGSASVDFQVGTGRMPAQQPGAQVPEKRNIYTQAEIDQLAAYVASLGAGPITPTEKQYSPEGADIAKGGELFRNNCAQCHNFTGEGGALTEGKYAPSLEGVSPKHLYEAMQTGPQNMPSFPDTTMPEQQKRDIIAYVKTVNGEETPTPGGFALGGLGPVSEGLFGWIFGLGSLIAVAIWVAAHTAKAKKS
- the qcrA gene encoding cytochrome bc1 complex Rieske iron-sulfur subunit; the encoded protein is MSSQDIPEENLPAEQGAAHDAAHGGTTAVAQRHDDPFADPGLPAHRPRIQDIDERAAKRSERAVAFMFTLSMLATIGFIAAFVIFPVDKIVFIWPLGHISALNFSLGVTLGLALFCIGAGAVHWARTLMSDVEVADDRHAIEAEPEVKAKVLADFADGARESAIGRRKLIRNTMFGALAMVPLSGVVLLRELGPLPEDKLRKTLWAKGKQLINMNTNEPLRPEDVSVGSLTFVMPEGLKESDHNFNTEIAKAAVMIVRLQPEDIKDKRELEWSHEGIVAYSKICTHVGCPISLYEQQTHHVLCPCHQSTFDLSDGARVIFGPAGHPLPQLRIGVNAEGNLEALGDFEEPVGPAFWERG